One segment of Bacteroidota bacterium DNA contains the following:
- a CDS encoding polyprenol monophosphomannose synthase: MTGRSLVLIPTYNEAANILLVIQAVLGLDEDIAMLVIDDGSSDGTAELVHDMRSKYPDKIDILERESKLGLGTAYLAGFRYALENNFDFVCEMDADFSHNPTDLPQLIAPVKNDTADLAVGSRYINGVRVMNWPLSRLILSYGAGIYTRAITRLPVHDVTAGFKCYHRRVLEAIDLHRVKSNGYSFQIEMKYRAWRKGYRLTEVPIVFTERTEGQSKMSKKIVWEAMHKVWELRFRDLIKKL, from the coding sequence ATGACAGGACGTTCCCTGGTACTGATTCCCACCTATAACGAAGCTGCCAACATATTGCTTGTCATCCAGGCTGTATTGGGACTGGATGAAGACATTGCTATGCTTGTTATTGACGATGGCTCTTCGGACGGCACAGCAGAGCTCGTCCATGACATGCGCAGCAAGTATCCAGACAAAATCGACATCCTTGAACGCGAAAGTAAACTAGGCCTGGGCACGGCCTACCTCGCCGGCTTCCGCTATGCACTGGAAAACAACTTCGATTTTGTGTGCGAGATGGATGCAGACTTCTCCCACAATCCAACTGATTTGCCCCAGTTGATTGCCCCTGTTAAAAACGATACAGCCGACCTTGCCGTAGGCTCACGGTATATCAATGGTGTTCGAGTAATGAACTGGCCACTTAGCCGGCTTATTCTTTCTTATGGCGCCGGCATCTACACACGTGCCATCACTCGCCTTCCGGTTCACGACGTGACAGCCGGCTTCAAATGTTATCACCGACGTGTACTCGAAGCTATTGATTTGCACCGTGTCAAATCAAATGGCTACTCGTTTCAAATAGAAATGAAGTACCGTGCCTGGCGAAAAGGCTACCGGCTGACAGAAGTCCCGATTGTCTTTACCGAACGTACCGAAGGACAATCCAAGATGAGCAAGAAAATTGTGTGGGAAGCCATGCATAAAGTCTGGGAGCTGCGGTTTAGAGACCTGATCAAAAAACTTTAG
- a CDS encoding zf-HC2 domain-containing protein produces MKLLHKIMHLFRPMMSCEEVNDFILDYLEGRLPRETKLKFEKHLEMCPCCVPFLDQYKQTVEMVATEGQIEVPADLAEHTLSFLREQLPSLQK; encoded by the coding sequence ATGAAATTGCTCCACAAAATAATGCACCTGTTCCGGCCCATGATGTCGTGCGAAGAGGTCAATGATTTTATTCTTGATTACCTCGAAGGCCGACTCCCACGGGAGACAAAACTAAAGTTTGAAAAGCACCTGGAAATGTGCCCGTGCTGTGTACCGTTCCTCGACCAGTACAAACAGACGGTAGAAATGGTAGCAACGGAAGGCCAAATCGAAGTGCCTGCCGACCTTGCTGAACATACCCTGTCCTTTCTGCGCGAACAACTGCCCAGCCTGCAAAAATAA
- a CDS encoding glycosyltransferase family 4 protein, with amino-acid sequence MAALKNSILMLVENNSYPGDTRVRREALALVDAGFHVTVIAPRALGQPKRDVVDDVHVYRYPEPTERDSFWGFVWEFLYSTIVAFIVSFSVWRKEGFDVIHAHNPPDTLFAIGLFYKLFGKKFVFDHHDLAPELYMARTGGKGNKLVYNVLRLLERWSFRTADLVIATNESYKKIALTRGGVAESKVKIVRNGPPLSFMDYVQPYPELVNMPKSIFGYAGSIGIQDGLDYFIKALHHLKTSLNRDDFLAIIMGDGDDVPRIKAMTREYGLEDHVQFTGWLKKEKLMRYLTSIDIGVDPDPSNDFNDKCTMIKMTEYMAFSKPIIAFDLPEHRFTSKDAAMYVPDNNTEKFGEALAQLMDDEARRNEMGLIGRQRVEQSIAWEYSVPKLVDAYINVLGFKTARMPEAIKPQLVSDSNV; translated from the coding sequence ATGGCAGCGTTAAAAAACAGCATTCTAATGCTGGTGGAAAACAATTCCTATCCTGGTGATACCCGGGTCCGGAGAGAAGCATTGGCGCTTGTAGACGCGGGTTTCCACGTAACAGTTATTGCGCCACGCGCTTTGGGGCAGCCTAAACGGGATGTAGTGGATGATGTCCATGTATACAGGTATCCCGAACCCACGGAACGCGATTCGTTTTGGGGGTTCGTATGGGAGTTTCTGTATTCTACCATTGTCGCATTCATTGTGTCGTTTTCGGTTTGGAGGAAAGAAGGGTTTGACGTAATCCATGCCCACAATCCACCTGATACCCTCTTTGCAATTGGGCTTTTTTACAAGCTGTTCGGGAAGAAATTTGTCTTTGATCACCACGATCTTGCTCCTGAATTGTACATGGCAAGAACCGGTGGGAAGGGCAATAAACTGGTTTACAACGTACTCAGGCTGCTGGAGCGGTGGTCATTTCGTACGGCCGATCTCGTTATAGCAACCAATGAGTCGTATAAAAAAATAGCACTAACACGTGGTGGAGTTGCTGAGTCGAAAGTTAAAATTGTCCGTAACGGGCCGCCGCTGAGTTTCATGGATTACGTGCAGCCTTACCCTGAACTGGTCAACATGCCGAAGTCCATTTTTGGCTATGCCGGCTCTATTGGCATCCAGGATGGGCTCGATTACTTTATCAAAGCACTCCATCATCTCAAGACCAGCCTTAATCGGGACGACTTTCTTGCCATTATCATGGGAGATGGCGACGATGTACCGCGCATCAAGGCAATGACGCGTGAGTATGGACTTGAAGACCACGTTCAGTTTACCGGCTGGCTCAAAAAAGAAAAGCTGATGCGGTACCTGACTTCGATTGATATCGGAGTGGATCCGGATCCGTCAAACGACTTCAATGACAAGTGCACGATGATCAAAATGACAGAGTACATGGCTTTTTCCAAGCCGATCATTGCGTTTGATCTGCCTGAGCACCGGTTTACGTCGAAAGATGCAGCCATGTATGTGCCGGACAACAATACAGAAAAATTTGGCGAGGCCCTTGCCCAATTGATGGACGATGAGGCGCGCCGAAATGAAATGGGTTTAATTGGCCGGCAGCGCGTTGAGCAGTCGATTGCGTGGGAATATTCCGTGCCCAAGCTGGTTGATGCGTACATCAACGTGTTGGGGTTCAAGACCGCAAGAATGCCCGAGGCAATCAAGCCCCAGTTAGTGAGTGACTCAAATGTCTAG
- the icd gene encoding NADP-dependent isocitrate dehydrogenase, with the protein MPEYTKLVTPTDGARITLEDGNLVVPNNPIVPFIEGDGIGPDIWRAAQHVFDSAVAKAYGGNRKISWFEVYAGEKAFAKYDEWLPNDTLEAIRHHLVSIKGPLTTPVGGGIRSLNVALRQKLDLFACVRPIQYFTGVPSPVRAPEKVNMVIFRENSEDIYAGIEYEHGSDDNAKLIKFLQEEMGVTSIRFPETSGIGIKPISKEGTYRLVRSAIKYAIAEGLPSVTLVHKGNIMKFTEGGFRDWGYQIAKEEFGAEVIGEGPWCKLPNGIIIKDVIADAFLQQILTRPAEYSVIATMNLNGDYISDALAAQVGGIGIAPGANINYDTGLAIFEATHGTAPKYTGQDKVNPGSVILSGEMMLRYMGWKEAADLIISSLEKTISQKRVTYDFERLMEGATLLKCSEFGNAMVENM; encoded by the coding sequence ATGCCTGAATACACAAAATTAGTTACGCCGACCGACGGAGCGCGCATCACACTTGAAGATGGCAACCTGGTTGTCCCAAACAACCCGATTGTACCTTTCATCGAAGGAGACGGCATTGGGCCTGACATCTGGCGTGCTGCTCAGCATGTTTTTGATTCTGCAGTTGCAAAAGCCTACGGTGGCAATCGCAAAATCTCGTGGTTTGAAGTATATGCCGGCGAAAAAGCCTTTGCCAAATACGATGAGTGGCTGCCGAACGATACGCTGGAAGCCATCCGGCACCACCTCGTGTCCATCAAAGGCCCGCTAACAACCCCGGTTGGCGGCGGTATCCGCTCGCTGAACGTGGCCCTGCGGCAGAAGCTTGATCTTTTCGCTTGCGTCCGCCCTATCCAGTACTTCACCGGCGTACCATCACCCGTTCGCGCGCCAGAGAAGGTCAACATGGTCATCTTCCGCGAAAACTCGGAAGACATTTATGCCGGCATCGAGTACGAACATGGCTCTGATGACAACGCCAAGCTGATCAAATTCCTCCAGGAAGAAATGGGCGTAACGTCTATTCGCTTCCCGGAAACGAGTGGTATTGGTATCAAGCCTATTTCAAAAGAAGGCACGTACCGCCTCGTTCGGTCTGCCATCAAATACGCTATTGCTGAAGGACTGCCAAGTGTTACCCTCGTCCACAAAGGCAACATCATGAAGTTCACCGAAGGTGGCTTCCGCGACTGGGGATATCAGATTGCCAAAGAAGAGTTTGGCGCTGAAGTAATTGGTGAAGGCCCGTGGTGTAAACTGCCAAATGGTATTATCATCAAGGATGTAATTGCAGATGCGTTCTTGCAGCAGATTCTCACGCGTCCTGCTGAGTACAGTGTGATTGCAACCATGAACCTGAATGGCGACTACATCTCTGACGCCCTCGCGGCACAGGTAGGCGGCATCGGTATTGCACCGGGCGCAAACATCAACTACGATACAGGACTGGCCATTTTTGAGGCCACGCACGGCACAGCACCAAAATACACCGGGCAGGACAAGGTTAATCCTGGATCCGTTATTCTATCTGGTGAAATGATGCTTCGCTACATGGGTTGGAAAGAAGCAGCAGACCTGATCATTTCGTCCCTTGAAAAGACCATCAGTCAGAAGCGTGTCACGTACGACTTCGAACGACTGATGGAAGGCGCCACGCTGCTCAAGTGTAGCGAGTTTGGCAATGCCATGGTCGAAAACATGTAG